The Vicia villosa cultivar HV-30 ecotype Madison, WI linkage group LG1, Vvil1.0, whole genome shotgun sequence genome includes a region encoding these proteins:
- the LOC131606974 gene encoding 1-aminocyclopropane-1-carboxylate synthase CMA101-like, with protein MKLLSTKATCNSHGQDSSYFLGWEEYEKNPYDNVHNPKGIIQMGLAENQLSFDLLESWLAKNPDAAGFKSGGKSIFRELALFQDYHGLPSFKTALVDFMAEIRGNKVTFDPDHIVLTAGSTSANETLMFCLAEKGEAFLLPTPYYPGFDRDLKWRTGVEIVPIQCNSSNNFQVTEQALQQAYQEAQNRNLKVKGVMVTNPSNPLGTTMSRSELNLLVDFIEENKDMHLISDEIYSGTVFTSPSFISVMEILKDRNNLKNSKDADEIKERVHVVYSLSKDLGLPGFRVGAIYSENDTVVAAATKMSSFGLISSQTQYLLSAMLGDKKFTKNYLAENLKRLKKRQTKLVSGLQKAGISCLESNAALFCWVDMRHLLQSNTFEAEMELWKKIVYQVGLNISPGSSCHCNEPGWFRVCFANMSEETLKLAMKRLKAFVVESTGNVNGVTTRRASKGKSVLTKWVFRLSSRGDHRDQQEER; from the exons ATGAAACTCTTGTCCACCAAAGCAACTTGCAATAGTCACGGCCAAGATTCTTCATACTTCCTAGGATGGGAAGAATATGAGAAGAATCCTTATGATAATGTTCACAATCCCAAAGGAATTATTCAAATGGGTCTAGCAGAAAATCAA cTTTCTTTTGATCTCTTGGAATCATGGCTAGCTAAGAATCCAGACGCTGCTGGATTCAAAAGCGGCGGAAAATCCATTTTCCGTGAACTTGCTCTCTTCCAAGATTACCATGGTCTCCCCTCCTTCAAAACTGCATTGGTAGATTTCATGGCTGAGATTCGAGGAAACAAGGTTACTTTTGATCCCGACCACATCGTTCTCACCGCAGGTTCTACCTCAGCAAACGAAACTCTCATGTTTTGTCTCGCCGAGAAAGGCGAAGCATTCCTCCTTCCCACTCCTTACTATCCAGG ATTTGATAGAGATCTTAAGTGGAGAACTGGTGTTGAGATTGTTCCAATACAATGCAATAGCTCCAACAACTTTCAAGTTACCGAACAAGCATTGCAACAAGCATACCAAGAGGCACAAAACCGCAACCTTAAAGTCAAAGGAGTGATGGTTACAAACCCGTCAAACCCGCTAGGCACCACAATGTCAAGGAGTGAATTAAACCTTCTCGTCGACTTCATCGAAGAAAACAAAGACATGCATTTGATAAGCGACGAGATTTACTCCGGGACTGTTTTTACCTCTCCCAGTTTCATCAGCGTCATGGAAATTCTTAAAGACAGAAACAATCTTAAGAACTCCAAAGACGCTGATGAAATAAAAGAGAGAGTTCATGTTGTCTATAGTCTTTCCAAAGACTTGGGTTTGCCGGGTTTCCGCGTCGGCGCTATTTACTCCGAAAACGATACGGTTGTCGCCGCTGCGACCAAGATGTCAAGCTTCGGTTTGATTTCTTCTCAAACACAGTATCTTCTCTCCGCTATGCTTGGTGACAAGAAATTCACCAAAAACTACttagcagaaaacttaaagaggcTTAAAAAACGACAAACCAAACTCGTTTCTGGTCTACAAAAAGCAGGAATCAGCTGCTTAGAAAGCAATGCAGCATTGTTTTGTTGGGTTGATATGAGACATCTTCTTCAGTCCAACACATTCGAAGCTGAAATGGAGCTATGGAAAAAGATAGTGTACCAAGTTGGGTTGAACATTTCACCTGGTTCATCTTGCCATTGTAATGAACCAGGTTGGTTTCGTGTGTGTTTCGCTAACATGTCGGAAGAGACTCTGAAACTTGCAATGAAAAGGTTGAAAGCTTTCGTTGTTGAGTCCACTGGCAATGTTAATGGTGTTACTACTAGAAGAGCATCTAAGGGAAAATCAGTACTCACTAAGTGGGTTTTTCGGTTATCGTCTCGCGGTGATCATCGTGATCAACAGGAAGAACGATAA